In one window of Deinococcus terrestris DNA:
- a CDS encoding type IV pilus twitching motility protein PilT, producing MSVLQALLGVIVKAGASDIHLRAGSAPAARVNGEIVRFGEDRLMPEHVEAFAREMMGRPGLWDDFLNRRDADFAYGIPAVARFRVNAYYQRGSVGLIMRVIEDKAIPSFADLGLPVGTFEELAGHERGLVLVTGPTGSGKTTTLASLLDHINATQPVNIVTLEDPIEVLHRDKRALVSQRELGTDTLSFAAGLRAAMRQDPDVILIGEMRDKETVEAALSAAQTGHLVFSTLHTQDAIRTVNRIIDFFAPHERDQIRLGLSESLVGVVSQRLLPRKGGGRVLGMEILLGTPTVRECVKDPERTDEIKQALLEGGARGMHTFDQHLAQLVGEGLMTEEDAMQTATSPHELKIMLMKAQFA from the coding sequence ATGAGCGTGCTGCAAGCCCTCTTGGGCGTGATCGTGAAGGCCGGGGCCAGTGACATCCACCTGCGGGCCGGGAGTGCCCCTGCCGCGCGGGTCAACGGCGAGATCGTGCGCTTCGGAGAAGACCGCCTGATGCCCGAACACGTCGAGGCTTTCGCCCGCGAGATGATGGGTCGCCCCGGCCTGTGGGACGACTTTTTGAATCGCCGGGACGCCGACTTCGCCTATGGCATTCCCGCCGTGGCCCGCTTCCGGGTCAATGCGTACTACCAGCGCGGCAGCGTGGGCCTGATCATGCGCGTGATCGAGGACAAAGCGATCCCCAGTTTCGCGGACCTCGGCCTGCCGGTGGGCACCTTCGAGGAACTGGCAGGCCATGAGCGCGGCCTCGTGCTGGTCACCGGGCCGACCGGGTCGGGCAAGACGACCACGCTGGCCTCGCTGCTCGACCACATCAACGCGACGCAGCCCGTCAACATCGTCACGCTCGAAGACCCCATCGAGGTGCTGCACCGCGACAAGCGGGCGCTCGTCTCGCAGCGCGAACTCGGCACCGACACGCTGAGTTTCGCGGCGGGGCTGCGGGCCGCGATGCGCCAGGATCCCGACGTGATCCTCATCGGCGAGATGCGCGACAAGGAGACGGTGGAGGCCGCGCTCTCGGCCGCGCAGACCGGGCACCTCGTCTTCTCGACCCTGCACACCCAGGACGCGATCCGCACGGTGAACCGCATCATCGACTTTTTCGCCCCGCACGAGCGCGACCAGATTCGGCTGGGGCTCTCCGAAAGCCTCGTCGGGGTGGTCAGTCAGCGCCTGCTGCCGCGCAAGGGCGGGGGCCGGGTGCTGGGCATGGAGATCCTGCTGGGCACCCCCACCGTCCGCGAATGCGTCAAGGACCCCGAGCGCACCGACGAGATCAAGCAGGCGCTGCTGGAGGGCGGGGCGAGGGGGATGCACACCTTCGACCAGCACCTCGCCCAGCTCGTCGGCGAGGGGCTGATGACCGAGGAGGACGCCATGCAGACCGCCACCAGCCCCCACGAGCTGAAGATCATGCTGATGAAGGCGCAGTTCGCCTGA
- a CDS encoding DUF488 domain-containing protein, whose product MAPPTLWTVGYEGADPGAFLSTLEAAGVTLLVDTRERAQSRRRGYSKTALSQALAERGIGYRHLRTLGTPPPVRKAYKLDHDFRALEAAYTLHLATQGEALEDLGALAARDRVALLCYEADPTTCHRSLIARRLRVLGLVGEVVDLDIPGRRLT is encoded by the coding sequence GTGGCCCCGCCCACCCTCTGGACGGTCGGCTACGAGGGGGCCGACCCCGGCGCTTTTCTCTCCACGCTGGAGGCGGCGGGCGTAACGCTGCTGGTCGACACCCGCGAGCGGGCGCAGAGCCGCCGCCGGGGCTACAGCAAGACCGCGCTCTCGCAGGCCCTGGCGGAGCGCGGCATCGGCTACCGCCACCTGCGGACGCTGGGCACGCCGCCCCCGGTTCGCAAGGCGTACAAGCTGGACCACGACTTCCGCGCGTTGGAGGCCGCCTATACCCTGCACCTCGCCACCCAGGGGGAAGCCTTGGAGGACCTCGGCGCCCTGGCCGCGCGGGACCGGGTGGCCCTGTTGTGCTACGAGGCCGATCCCACAACCTGTCACCGCTCGCTGATCGCCCGCCGCCTGCGGGTGTTGGGGCTGGTGGGCGAGGTGGTGGACCTCGACATTCCGGGACGCAGGCTGACGTAG
- the pgeF gene encoding peptidoglycan editing factor PgeF produces MRPDTDPLMLLRSPALPLPHAFTTRTGGVSLGAYAGLNLDDREDDPQAVAENRRRVAEALGFAPSRVARLNQFHGTDVLEARPGVQDGDALVSTEPGLLLAIGTADCYPILLADEAAGVVGAAHAGWRGTLGRIAARTVEAMVARGATPANIRAAVGPGICGERYAVGGDVAQQFQDAGLSDFVMEREKGPHLDLVGANRAVLLAAGLSPQHVWVSGRCSTEGDFYSYRRDAGRTGRMWAVIGLPDPSGSAGVDA; encoded by the coding sequence ATGCGCCCCGATACTGACCCCCTGATGCTCCTGCGCTCCCCCGCCCTCCCGCTGCCCCACGCGTTCACCACGCGGACGGGCGGCGTGTCGCTGGGGGCGTATGCAGGCCTGAACCTCGACGACCGCGAGGACGACCCGCAGGCGGTGGCCGAGAACCGCCGCCGGGTGGCCGAGGCGCTGGGCTTCGCGCCCTCGCGGGTGGCCCGCCTGAACCAGTTTCACGGCACGGATGTCCTTGAAGCGCGGCCCGGCGTGCAGGACGGCGACGCGCTGGTGAGCACCGAGCCGGGGTTGCTCCTAGCCATCGGGACCGCCGACTGCTACCCCATCCTGCTGGCGGACGAGGCCGCCGGGGTTGTGGGGGCCGCCCACGCGGGCTGGCGCGGCACGCTGGGCCGCATCGCCGCCCGCACGGTGGAGGCGATGGTGGCGCGGGGGGCCACTCCGGCGAACATCCGCGCCGCCGTCGGCCCCGGCATCTGCGGCGAGCGGTACGCGGTCGGCGGGGACGTGGCCCAGCAGTTTCAGGACGCGGGCCTAAGTGACTTCGTGATGGAGCGGGAAAAAGGGCCGCACCTCGACCTCGTCGGGGCGAACCGGGCGGTGCTGCTCGCGGCGGGCCTCTCGCCCCAGCATGTCTGGGTCAGCGGGCGCTGCTCGACGGAAGGAGACTTTTACTCCTACCGCCGGGACGCGGGCCGCACGGGCCGGATGTGGGCTGTGATCGGCTTGCCGGACCCCTCCGGCTCGGCGGGGGTGGACGCGTGA
- the dnaE gene encoding DNA polymerase III subunit alpha, producing MTAADAAQPPLSGHIHLPDGSCCGPSADKKPRFAHLHQHTQYSLLDGAAKLKDLLKWVKEVTPNDPACAMTDHGNMHGAVHFYNYAQAAGVKPILGYEAYVVPGHGTRRDKKPGVSGEKGIFHLTLLARDFEGYQNLCRLSSRGYTEGYYYKPRIDHELLQEHHRGVIAFSGCLGSEVQQLLLQGREDEAKQRLLWYRDLFGENYFIEIQDHGLPEQRKNNPILKAWAQELGIGLVATNDGHYVKKTDATAHETLLAIQTKATLADENRFKFPCDEFYVKGLDEMQAALPVSEWGEEPFDNTAYIASICNVDLPVGKKRQYQMPALPIPEGRTMAEELRVQTYRGTVKRYPAHATEGLLRDYALRSLEALGAEDKAKVLARVKGCDATTCDLETLFTLLAFMGSEWEARGKAAGEKYTKYPALEVMEAEAESGILPVYAHEDCRRARQKDSDTAIELDPEADDTETTRTHHAHALTILRRAEYELSVINNMGFPDYFLIVADYINWAKDQGISVGPGRGSGAGSLVAYAIRITNLDPLEFELLFERFLNPDRISMPDFDIDFNDARRGEVIGYVQQKYGDDKVAQIATFGTMASKACLKDVARVMGLEYAKVDKVSKLIPIKFGKSYSLEQAREAVPDIQQMLAEDAQLLEAYEFAQKLEGLTRHASVHAAGVVIGKTQLTDLVPVMRDTSGEGMVCQYDMKAVEDIGLIKMDFLGLRTLSFLDEARRIMRESKGIEIDFDAIPFDDARTYELMSRGDTKGVFQLEGAGIADASRRLKPRRLADIIALSALYRPGPMENIPTYVRRHHGVEEVDYVKDGFPNSAKWLEKILAETYGIPVYQEQIMQIASEVAGFSLGGADLLRRAMGKKDAEEMKRQRQIFVDGAEKNGVPQDEGNRLFDLLDAFANYGFNKSHSAAYGVITYQTAWLKANYPVEFMAALLTVERRDSDKVAEYVSDARKMDVRVLPPDINRSAPDFAVQGEEILFGLYAIKGLGEAAVQRILEERERGGAFKSLADFCSRLGHKVCNRKAMESLIKSGAFDRFGERRQLSESLEEAMAWAQGAAAMANSGMDALFGMNETAPEPRLKSGVEPYTDLQRLAVEKESLGLYISGHPLEQHEGLREAASCRISDLDAWFTTQNVAPGKRVKAVLAGMIESVVKKPTKSGGMMARFILADESGQTELVAFSRAYDRIQEKLVNDTPALVIVELESEDGGLRAIAEEVVSIEQLAEVPKVMYVTIDLETASPDAVGEFQSVLDEHAGAMPTYLRLETPEQFVLYQLDHNMGSPEAIRVLNQTFPWADAYLAYDQGTILGRFAPKPPAWMNKGRGMQA from the coding sequence ATGACCGCCGCCGACGCTGCTCAACCGCCCCTTAGTGGGCACATCCATCTGCCGGACGGCTCCTGCTGCGGCCCTAGCGCCGATAAGAAGCCCAGGTTCGCGCACTTGCATCAGCACACCCAGTACAGCCTGCTTGACGGCGCGGCGAAGCTCAAGGACCTCCTGAAATGGGTCAAGGAGGTCACCCCCAACGACCCTGCCTGCGCGATGACCGACCACGGCAACATGCACGGGGCCGTGCACTTCTACAACTATGCCCAGGCGGCGGGCGTCAAGCCGATCCTGGGTTACGAGGCCTACGTTGTCCCCGGCCACGGCACCCGGCGCGACAAGAAGCCCGGCGTCAGCGGCGAGAAGGGGATCTTTCACTTGACGCTCCTCGCCCGCGACTTCGAGGGGTATCAGAACCTCTGCCGCCTCAGCTCGCGCGGCTATACCGAGGGGTACTACTACAAGCCGCGCATCGACCACGAGCTCTTGCAGGAGCACCACCGGGGCGTGATCGCCTTTTCCGGCTGCCTGGGGTCGGAGGTGCAGCAGCTTCTCCTCCAGGGCCGGGAGGACGAGGCCAAGCAACGCCTGCTGTGGTACCGCGACCTTTTCGGCGAGAACTATTTCATCGAGATTCAGGACCACGGCCTGCCCGAGCAGCGGAAGAACAACCCCATTTTGAAGGCCTGGGCGCAGGAACTCGGCATCGGCCTGGTCGCCACGAACGACGGCCACTACGTCAAGAAGACGGACGCCACCGCCCACGAGACGCTCCTCGCCATCCAGACCAAGGCGACCCTCGCCGACGAGAACCGTTTCAAGTTCCCTTGCGACGAGTTTTACGTGAAGGGGTTGGACGAGATGCAGGCCGCCCTGCCCGTCTCCGAGTGGGGCGAGGAGCCGTTCGACAACACGGCCTATATCGCCTCCATCTGCAACGTGGACCTGCCGGTGGGCAAGAAGCGGCAGTACCAGATGCCTGCCCTCCCCATCCCGGAAGGCCGCACGATGGCCGAGGAACTGCGGGTGCAGACGTACCGGGGAACGGTGAAGCGCTACCCGGCGCACGCGACGGAGGGGCTGCTGCGTGACTACGCCCTGCGCTCGTTGGAAGCGCTGGGAGCGGAGGACAAGGCGAAGGTGCTCGCCCGCGTGAAGGGCTGTGACGCCACCACCTGCGACCTCGAAACCCTGTTCACGCTGCTCGCCTTTATGGGCAGTGAGTGGGAGGCGCGGGGCAAGGCGGCAGGGGAAAAGTACACGAAGTATCCGGCGCTGGAAGTGATGGAGGCGGAGGCTGAGTCGGGAATCTTGCCCGTATATGCCCACGAGGACTGTCGCCGCGCCCGCCAGAAGGACAGCGACACGGCCATCGAACTGGACCCGGAAGCCGACGACACCGAGACGACCCGCACCCACCACGCGCACGCCCTGACCATCCTGCGCCGCGCCGAGTACGAGCTGAGCGTCATCAACAACATGGGCTTCCCCGACTACTTCCTGATCGTCGCGGACTACATCAACTGGGCCAAGGATCAGGGCATCTCGGTGGGGCCGGGGCGCGGCTCGGGCGCGGGGTCGCTCGTGGCCTACGCGATCCGCATCACCAACCTCGACCCGCTGGAGTTCGAGCTGCTGTTCGAGCGCTTCCTGAACCCCGACCGCATCTCCATGCCTGACTTCGACATCGATTTCAACGACGCGCGGCGCGGCGAGGTGATCGGCTACGTGCAGCAGAAGTACGGCGACGACAAGGTCGCGCAGATCGCCACCTTCGGGACGATGGCGAGCAAGGCGTGCCTCAAGGACGTGGCCCGCGTGATGGGGCTGGAATACGCCAAGGTGGACAAGGTGTCCAAGCTCATCCCCATCAAGTTCGGAAAATCGTATTCGCTGGAGCAGGCCCGTGAGGCCGTGCCGGACATCCAGCAGATGCTGGCCGAGGACGCCCAACTGCTCGAAGCCTACGAGTTCGCGCAAAAGCTCGAAGGATTGACCCGCCACGCCTCCGTCCACGCGGCGGGGGTGGTGATCGGCAAGACGCAACTGACCGATCTCGTGCCCGTGATGCGCGATACGTCGGGCGAGGGCATGGTCTGCCAGTACGACATGAAGGCCGTGGAGGACATCGGCCTGATCAAGATGGACTTCCTGGGCCTGCGCACCCTGTCCTTCCTCGACGAGGCCAGGCGCATCATGCGCGAGTCGAAGGGCATCGAGATCGACTTCGACGCGATCCCCTTCGACGACGCCCGGACCTATGAGCTGATGAGCCGGGGCGATACCAAGGGCGTCTTCCAGCTCGAAGGGGCGGGCATCGCGGACGCTTCCCGCCGCCTCAAGCCCCGCCGATTGGCCGACATCATCGCGCTCTCGGCGCTGTACCGCCCCGGCCCGATGGAGAACATCCCCACCTACGTGCGCCGTCACCACGGGGTCGAGGAGGTGGACTACGTCAAGGACGGCTTCCCCAACAGCGCGAAGTGGCTGGAAAAGATCCTGGCCGAAACCTACGGCATCCCCGTGTACCAGGAACAGATCATGCAGATCGCCTCGGAAGTCGCCGGGTTCTCGCTGGGCGGCGCCGACCTCCTGCGCCGCGCGATGGGTAAAAAAGACGCGGAGGAGATGAAGCGTCAGCGGCAGATCTTCGTGGATGGGGCCGAGAAGAACGGGGTGCCGCAGGATGAGGGGAACCGCCTCTTCGACCTGCTGGACGCCTTTGCGAATTACGGCTTCAACAAGTCGCACTCGGCCGCCTACGGAGTCATCACCTACCAGACCGCGTGGCTGAAGGCCAACTACCCGGTCGAGTTCATGGCCGCGCTGCTCACCGTCGAGCGCCGCGACTCGGACAAGGTGGCCGAGTATGTCTCCGACGCCCGCAAGATGGACGTGCGGGTGCTGCCGCCCGACATCAACCGCTCGGCGCCCGACTTCGCCGTGCAGGGCGAGGAAATCCTGTTCGGTCTGTACGCGATCAAGGGGCTGGGCGAGGCCGCCGTCCAGCGGATTCTGGAGGAACGCGAGCGGGGCGGCGCCTTCAAGTCGCTGGCCGACTTCTGCTCCCGCCTGGGCCATAAGGTCTGCAACCGCAAGGCGATGGAATCGCTGATCAAGTCGGGGGCCTTCGACCGCTTCGGAGAGCGGCGGCAGCTTTCCGAGAGCCTGGAAGAAGCGATGGCCTGGGCACAGGGCGCGGCGGCGATGGCGAACAGCGGCATGGACGCCCTGTTCGGCATGAACGAGACGGCCCCCGAGCCACGGCTCAAGTCGGGCGTCGAACCCTACACCGACCTCCAGCGCCTCGCCGTCGAGAAAGAATCGCTGGGCCTCTACATCTCCGGGCACCCGCTGGAGCAGCACGAGGGGCTGCGCGAGGCCGCGAGCTGCCGCATCTCGGACCTCGACGCCTGGTTCACCACCCAGAACGTCGCGCCGGGCAAGCGGGTCAAGGCCGTGCTGGCGGGCATGATCGAGAGCGTGGTCAAGAAGCCCACCAAGTCGGGCGGCATGATGGCCCGCTTCATCCTCGCGGACGAGTCGGGACAGACCGAGCTGGTGGCCTTTTCCCGCGCCTACGACCGTATTCAGGAGAAGCTGGTCAACGACACCCCCGCCCTCGTCATCGTCGAACTCGAATCCGAGGACGGCGGCCTGCGGGCCATCGCGGAGGAAGTGGTCAGCATCGAGCAGCTCGCCGAGGTGCCCAAGGTCATGTACGTGACCATCGACCTGGAGACGGCCAGCCCCGACGCGGTGGGCGAGTTCCAGAGCGTGCTGGATGAGCATGCCGGGGCCATGCCGACCTACCTGCGGCTGGAGACGCCCGAGCAGTTCGTGCTCTACCAGCTCGACCACAACATGGGCAGCCCGGAGGCGATCCGGGTGCTGAACCAGACTTTCCCCTGGGCCGATGCCTACCTCGCCTACGACCAGGGCACCATCCTGGGCCGCTTTGCGCCCAAGCCGCCCGCGTGGATGAACAAGGGGCGGGGGATGCAGGCCTAG
- a CDS encoding 5-formyltetrahydrofolate cyclo-ligase family protein has translation MTLPGAHREAVWTRLMRERACAYPLPPHGHHPNFIGAREAAHALLSHPEVARHRTLIVGGDRVLYPLRKLALASGLILYVPHQTREGWYWRLSDPAGAQLRAMARVGEPRLHPEGAGAAVLACVAVDRAGGRLGKGFGWGARGLGLGLPEYTLVHPLMLADILPCLPDSRAELIGLPGRVLGVSVQAGPQTLD, from the coding sequence ATGACCCTGCCCGGTGCCCACCGTGAGGCGGTCTGGACGCGGCTGATGCGCGAGCGGGCCTGCGCGTACCCGCTGCCGCCGCACGGGCACCACCCCAACTTCATCGGGGCGCGGGAGGCGGCGCACGCCCTCCTCTCGCACCCGGAGGTCGCCCGGCACCGCACGCTGATCGTGGGCGGGGACCGGGTGCTGTACCCGCTGCGCAAGCTCGCTCTGGCCTCGGGCCTGATCCTTTACGTGCCGCATCAGACGCGCGAGGGGTGGTACTGGCGGCTGAGCGACCCGGCGGGGGCACAGCTCCGGGCGATGGCGCGGGTGGGCGAACCGAGGCTGCACCCGGAGGGGGCGGGGGCCGCCGTCCTCGCCTGCGTCGCCGTGGACCGCGCGGGCGGGCGGCTGGGCAAGGGCTTCGGGTGGGGCGCACGGGGCCTGGGCCTCGGCCTGCCCGAATACACGCTGGTGCACCCGCTGATGCTGGCGGACATCCTGCCCTGCCTGCCGGACTCGCGGGCAGAGCTGATTGGGTTACCGGGAAGGGTACTGGGCGTTTCGGTGCAGGCCGGTCCGCAAACTCTAGACTGA
- a CDS encoding DinB family protein, whose product MTKRSKVFVPVVVTVATVGVAAGAAYVARYRKDDVKELFVAQALERPAARQSYAELAQGLERAGIALFQRAGRAADTPANRGLLTHIIGLERWGQERLRVALGEREFVRDEHHPYKPGAGTTLRELQDLLSQTRSRTVDLARRLNASPPAEGTTVEHNGLGSLTPKGWLRYLTQHADGESRKLRGAKEAKALGE is encoded by the coding sequence ATGACCAAGCGCAGCAAAGTCTTCGTGCCCGTCGTCGTCACTGTGGCGACAGTCGGGGTGGCCGCCGGGGCCGCCTACGTCGCCCGGTACCGCAAGGACGACGTGAAGGAACTGTTCGTGGCGCAGGCCCTGGAGCGCCCCGCCGCCCGCCAGAGCTATGCCGAACTCGCCCAGGGACTGGAGCGGGCCGGGATCGCCCTCTTTCAGCGGGCGGGCCGCGCCGCCGATACTCCCGCCAACCGGGGCCTCCTGACCCACATCATCGGCCTGGAACGCTGGGGCCAGGAGCGGCTGCGCGTGGCCCTGGGCGAGCGCGAGTTCGTGCGCGACGAGCACCACCCCTACAAGCCCGGCGCGGGCACCACGTTGCGCGAATTGCAGGACCTCCTCTCCCAGACCCGCTCGCGGACGGTGGACCTTGCCCGTCGCCTGAACGCCTCGCCGCCCGCCGAGGGGACCACCGTCGAGCACAACGGGCTGGGGTCGCTGACTCCCAAGGGCTGGCTGCGCTACCTGACCCAGCACGCGGACGGGGAAAGCCGCAAGCTGCGCGGGGCCAAGGAAGCCAAGGCCCTGGGCGAGTAG
- a CDS encoding enoyl-ACP reductase FabI: MSLTIDLSGKTALVMGVANARSLGWAIAEPLLQAGCRVGFSYQGERLKGELDKLLVGREGVWTQQADATSEEDLTALFARVKAEFGHLDYLVHSIAYAPRPAMEGRFIATTPEDWNTALNVSAYTLVSAARHAEPLLRPGGSIVSLTYHASQQVVPKYNVMGVAKAALEAATRYLAADLGKMDVRVNTISAGAMRTVAARSIPGFSGLYDEAGRRAALGRHATPEEVGKLALFLLSDLGSGVTGQTVYVDAGANIMTMKLE; this comes from the coding sequence ATGAGTCTGACGATTGACCTCTCCGGCAAGACGGCCCTGGTAATGGGCGTGGCAAACGCCCGCAGCCTGGGCTGGGCCATCGCCGAACCCCTCCTCCAGGCCGGATGCCGGGTGGGCTTTTCCTACCAGGGCGAGCGCCTCAAGGGCGAACTCGACAAGCTCCTCGTGGGGCGGGAGGGCGTGTGGACCCAGCAGGCCGACGCGACGAGCGAGGAGGACCTGACCGCGCTGTTCGCCCGCGTGAAGGCGGAATTCGGGCATCTGGACTACCTCGTCCACTCCATCGCCTACGCGCCGCGCCCCGCGATGGAGGGCCGCTTTATCGCCACCACGCCAGAAGACTGGAACACCGCCCTGAACGTCAGCGCCTACACGCTGGTGAGCGCGGCCCGCCACGCCGAACCCTTGCTGCGCCCCGGCGGAAGCATCGTCAGCCTGACTTACCACGCCTCGCAGCAGGTCGTGCCCAAGTACAACGTGATGGGCGTGGCGAAGGCGGCGCTGGAGGCCGCCACCCGCTACCTCGCCGCCGACCTGGGCAAGATGGACGTGCGGGTGAACACCATCAGCGCCGGGGCGATGCGGACGGTCGCGGCCCGCTCCATCCCCGGCTTCAGCGGCCTGTACGACGAGGCCGGACGCCGCGCCGCCCTGGGCCGCCACGCCACCCCCGAGGAGGTGGGCAAGCTGGCCCTCTTCCTGCTCTCGGACCTGGGCAGCGGCGTGACCGGGCAAACGGTGTATGTGGACGCCGGGGCGAACATCATGACCATGAAGTTGGAGTGA
- a CDS encoding acyltransferase, with protein sequence MTWLKPVSIDGDAQAAYNEFLRDLEARLADPATDRNGVAREVLAQAMYGREYGQLLADAPLAALNLDARNVTFEAEYYLATDAEQFARVKPLLWLWKNLDLTPVGQNPVTGIPVRRILAGHIFRRVGRDFKCWQNVEFSVGYNMEVGDNVVVHRHVLLDDIGGIELQDGASVSDYVNIYSHTHSVLDGPDVTLRRTVIGRGARITYHSTILAGSVVSDDAMLATHALLRGDIPPHGIAMGLPARVTRFKERPQPEAYGVDSRTHPHDAGRKANPQFPDPTPNQTRVPGEGDL encoded by the coding sequence GTGACGTGGCTGAAGCCGGTGAGCATCGATGGAGACGCGCAGGCCGCGTATAACGAGTTTCTGCGGGACCTGGAAGCCAGGCTCGCGGACCCGGCGACCGACCGCAATGGGGTGGCCCGCGAGGTGCTGGCACAGGCGATGTATGGCCGCGAGTATGGGCAACTCCTTGCGGACGCGCCCCTCGCGGCCCTGAACCTCGACGCGCGGAATGTGACCTTCGAGGCCGAGTATTACCTCGCGACCGACGCCGAGCAGTTCGCCCGCGTCAAGCCGCTGCTGTGGCTGTGGAAGAACCTCGACCTCACGCCCGTCGGCCAGAACCCGGTGACTGGGATACCCGTGCGGCGGATTCTCGCCGGGCACATCTTCCGGCGGGTGGGGCGCGACTTCAAATGCTGGCAGAACGTGGAATTCTCGGTCGGCTACAACATGGAGGTGGGCGACAACGTCGTGGTCCACCGCCATGTCCTGCTGGACGACATCGGCGGCATCGAGTTGCAGGATGGGGCCTCGGTCAGCGACTACGTGAACATCTACAGCCACACGCACTCGGTGCTGGACGGCCCGGACGTGACGCTGCGCCGGACCGTGATCGGCCGGGGCGCCCGCATCACCTACCACTCCACCATCCTGGCGGGCAGCGTGGTCAGCGACGACGCGATGCTCGCCACCCACGCCCTGCTGCGCGGAGACATCCCGCCGCACGGCATCGCGATGGGGCTGCCTGCCCGCGTGACCCGCTTCAAGGAGCGGCCCCAGCCGGAGGCGTATGGGGTGGACTCGCGCACCCATCCCCACGACGCGGGGCGCAAGGCCAACCCGCAGTTTCCCGACCCCACGCCCAACCAGACCCGCGTGCCGGGCGAGGGCGACCTCTAG